A genomic stretch from Legionella adelaidensis includes:
- the prmB gene encoding 50S ribosomal protein L3 N(5)-glutamine methyltransferase has translation MAGAFANETKTFNTIIDFLRFGISKANAQNIYFGHGTDNAYDDLFHLILETLFLPFDLGPIFLQSVLTTEEKNLLCNRLEQRIIERIPVPYITNRAYFCDLPFYVDKRVLIPRSPIAELIKQYFLPWIEKDVKNILDLCTGSGCIAIACSHAFPEAMVDAVDISADALKVAKINCEMHGVEETVHLIQSDCFTNVPPKKYDLIVSNPPYVSQDEMQILPQEYLHEPRLALEAKGKGLAIVDQILKNAVNYLNDEGILVVEVGNSEEALIAKYPQVLFTWLDFEKGGHGVFLLTAQQLKEYGHYFA, from the coding sequence ATGGCGGGAGCATTTGCAAATGAAACCAAGACATTTAATACCATAATTGATTTTCTACGTTTTGGAATTTCCAAAGCCAACGCCCAAAATATATACTTTGGTCACGGTACGGACAATGCCTATGATGATTTATTCCATTTGATTTTAGAAACGTTATTTTTACCCTTCGATTTGGGTCCGATTTTTTTGCAAAGCGTCTTAACAACAGAAGAGAAAAACCTTTTGTGTAATCGGCTGGAACAGAGAATCATTGAGCGTATTCCTGTGCCGTATATAACGAATAGAGCCTATTTTTGCGATTTACCTTTTTACGTTGACAAAAGAGTGCTCATTCCCAGATCGCCTATTGCTGAGTTAATTAAACAGTATTTTTTACCTTGGATTGAAAAAGATGTAAAAAATATATTAGATCTTTGCACCGGCAGCGGTTGTATTGCTATTGCCTGTTCCCATGCTTTCCCGGAAGCGATGGTTGATGCAGTAGACATCTCGGCAGATGCCTTAAAAGTGGCCAAAATCAATTGTGAAATGCATGGGGTTGAAGAAACCGTTCATTTGATACAATCTGATTGTTTTACAAATGTTCCTCCAAAAAAATACGATTTAATCGTTAGTAACCCTCCCTATGTGAGCCAGGATGAAATGCAAATATTACCGCAAGAATATTTGCATGAACCCCGTCTTGCTTTGGAAGCGAAAGGGAAAGGATTGGCAATTGTCGATCAGATTTTAAAAAATGCTGTTAACTATTTAAATGATGAAGGTATTTTGGTTGTCGAAGTAGGAAATAGCGAAGAGGCTCTTATCGCTAAATATCCACAAGTTCTGTTCACATGGTTGGACTTTGAAAAAGGGGGGCATGGAGTGTTTCTTCTAACAGCCCAACAATTAAAAGAGTATGGCCACTACTTCGCATGA
- the ankH gene encoding Dot/Icm T4SS effector AnkH/LegA3, translating to MSIANDILSRRVPDFDRYVRAGDSLDDIDEYGFTPLIETAITKQVHIAELLINRGVEINKPDVTGRTALHWAVDNNDMDMARLLLVHGADANAYTRAGLSILVYPVLRGQEELKHLLYQYGAKLDFALDFIYAKLLGHRFELKGDVDIVTAKDEFIELDYEGFILEFTVAVVKDALRRFTGSYSTRHLRRYFPYLHSIIDSFNSAEELLKLQRQVPFAEAQIDTLHTLMQSPLLILPAASRGHAMCFVRYQEWWAKIDRGENSLKEGSVNLYRISNPKGFDLSFVQDFLYKKQPRRFFHQTINQRLGLIPVATMPISSQITGNCSWANVQAVVPVAYAMQQLAGFGKFSNDEAIALYNMWVEWDKDRSLDECIQRFYLANPLRKASYAAMLGGVLFQACDATVPLDLQRAEKILTILTLPEYNYILQSYLDTYCIKRLTRRGNNLLKILDDCGVNPNIGVTPIATGLKPRE from the coding sequence ATGAGTATAGCAAATGACATCTTAAGCCGACGCGTACCTGACTTCGATCGTTATGTCCGTGCTGGAGACTCATTAGATGATATTGATGAGTATGGTTTTACCCCGCTTATAGAAACGGCTATTACAAAACAAGTTCACATTGCTGAACTATTAATAAACCGTGGGGTAGAAATTAATAAACCTGATGTGACCGGCAGGACTGCTTTGCATTGGGCGGTTGATAATAATGATATGGATATGGCGCGTTTATTACTCGTTCACGGGGCTGATGCCAATGCTTATACACGCGCGGGTCTTTCAATTTTAGTTTATCCTGTATTGCGCGGCCAAGAAGAGTTAAAACACTTGTTATATCAATATGGAGCTAAATTAGACTTTGCGCTGGATTTTATCTATGCAAAATTACTTGGCCATCGTTTTGAATTAAAAGGTGACGTAGACATTGTTACTGCAAAAGACGAATTCATAGAGCTGGATTATGAAGGTTTTATTTTAGAGTTTACCGTAGCAGTAGTAAAAGATGCTTTAAGACGATTCACGGGCAGTTATTCTACCCGCCACCTGAGAAGATATTTTCCTTATTTGCATTCCATTATAGATAGTTTTAATAGTGCAGAAGAATTATTAAAACTACAGCGGCAAGTTCCTTTTGCAGAAGCACAAATAGATACTTTACATACATTAATGCAGTCACCTTTGTTGATTCTTCCCGCCGCTAGTCGTGGTCATGCTATGTGTTTTGTGCGTTATCAAGAGTGGTGGGCAAAGATTGACCGCGGTGAAAATAGCCTTAAAGAAGGAAGTGTAAATCTTTATCGTATTTCCAATCCCAAAGGATTTGATTTAAGTTTCGTACAGGATTTTTTATATAAAAAGCAACCACGCCGTTTCTTTCACCAAACCATCAATCAGCGCCTAGGCTTAATACCTGTTGCTACCATGCCTATAAGCTCCCAAATAACTGGCAACTGTTCTTGGGCAAATGTGCAGGCCGTAGTACCCGTGGCTTATGCCATGCAACAATTGGCAGGTTTTGGAAAATTTTCTAATGATGAAGCAATCGCTCTTTATAATATGTGGGTAGAGTGGGATAAAGATCGCTCCCTTGATGAATGTATTCAACGTTTTTATTTGGCAAATCCTTTAAGGAAGGCAAGCTACGCTGCAATGCTAGGCGGCGTGCTTTTTCAAGCTTGCGATGCAACCGTTCCCCTTGATTTACAACGTGCTGAAAAAATACTAACTATTCTTACATTGCCCGAATACAACTATATATTACAAAGCTACTTAGACACATACTGTATTAAGCGTTTGACCAGGCGTGGGAATAATTTATTAAAAATTTTGGATGATTGTGGGGTAAACCCTAATATTGGGGTTACCCCTATTGCTACCGGATTAAAACCGCGGGAGTAA
- a CDS encoding enoyl-ACP reductase — MRRPIVGFLSGKKALIVGLASNRSIAYGIAKAFHEQGAELAFTYQNEKLKERVENMAAEFGSRLTFPCDVASDLEIQSVFEQLGSKWNKLDIVIHSVAFAPQDQIGGDYVENASREGFRIAHDISAYSLVALAKAALPLMKDTKGSLLTLSYYGAEKAVPNYNVMGIAKASLEAAVRYLAASLGPKGLRINAISAGPIKTLAAAGIKDFRKIQAAYANITPLKRNITAEEVGNAAAFLCSDLASGITGEVVHVDAGYHAVSNVDLDE, encoded by the coding sequence ATGAGGAGACCTATTGTGGGATTTTTAAGCGGAAAAAAAGCACTAATCGTAGGCTTGGCGAGTAATCGTTCCATTGCCTATGGAATTGCTAAGGCTTTTCATGAGCAAGGTGCTGAGTTAGCTTTTACTTATCAAAATGAAAAATTAAAAGAACGTGTTGAGAACATGGCGGCAGAATTTGGATCCCGTTTAACTTTTCCTTGTGATGTAGCCAGCGATCTAGAAATTCAATCGGTATTTGAGCAGTTAGGCAGTAAATGGAATAAACTCGATATAGTCATCCATTCTGTCGCTTTTGCACCCCAAGATCAAATTGGTGGGGATTATGTAGAAAACGCTTCCCGTGAAGGCTTTCGTATTGCCCACGACATCAGCGCTTATAGTTTAGTGGCTCTGGCAAAAGCAGCTTTACCATTAATGAAAGATACCAAGGGCTCCTTGCTTACCCTTAGTTATTATGGAGCAGAAAAAGCCGTCCCAAATTACAATGTTATGGGTATTGCAAAAGCCAGTTTAGAAGCGGCTGTGCGCTATTTAGCAGCAAGCTTGGGACCCAAAGGGTTGCGTATTAACGCCATTTCTGCAGGACCAATAAAAACATTAGCAGCAGCTGGGATTAAAGATTTTCGTAAAATACAAGCAGCCTATGCAAATATTACCCCATTAAAACGCAATATTACCGCCGAGGAAGTAGGTAATGCAGCAGCGTTTCTTTGCTCTGACTTGGCTTCAGGAATTACCGGGGAAGTAGTGCATGTCGATGCAGGCTATCACGCGGTGTCCAATGTGGATTTAGATGAGTGA
- the udk gene encoding uridine kinase: protein MSKKVIIIGIAGPSASGKSLLANTIVNELGSDQVVVISEDSYYKDNSHLPMAEREKINFDHPDAFDHALLCEHLKQLQRGHSIEVPIYSHSKHIRMPETRTVGGHAIIVLEGILLFSDKTLRELMDIRIFMSAPLDVCLSRRLMRDVVERNRSFESVLHQYETTVRPMYLQFIEPSSRYADIIVPRGGENRIAIDMIQAKMRELLASHK, encoded by the coding sequence ATGAGTAAAAAAGTTATCATCATTGGGATTGCCGGCCCTTCTGCCTCCGGTAAAAGTCTGTTAGCCAATACCATTGTTAATGAACTTGGCTCTGATCAAGTAGTAGTTATTTCCGAGGATTCCTATTATAAAGATAATAGCCATTTACCTATGGCGGAAAGAGAAAAAATTAATTTTGATCACCCTGATGCTTTTGACCATGCTTTGCTTTGTGAGCATTTAAAACAATTGCAGCGCGGCCACTCTATCGAAGTACCAATATATTCCCACTCCAAACATATTAGGATGCCAGAAACCCGTACGGTGGGTGGGCATGCAATTATTGTATTAGAAGGGATCCTGCTTTTTAGTGATAAAACATTACGGGAGTTAATGGATATTCGTATCTTTATGTCCGCTCCTTTGGATGTGTGCCTAAGCCGCCGGTTGATGCGTGATGTTGTGGAGCGAAACCGTTCTTTCGAATCAGTATTGCACCAATATGAGACAACGGTTAGACCTATGTATTTACAATTTATTGAACCGTCCAGCCGATACGCAGATATAATTGTTCCTCGCGGAGGTGAGAATCGGATTGCCATTGACATGATTCAAGCCAAAATGCGTGAACTATTAGCTTCACATAAATGA
- a CDS encoding HU family DNA-binding protein: MNKSELVEAIANGSGVTKADANRVLDTFMATITDVLKRGDQVVLPGFGSFSTGNRSARTGRNPQTGKAIQIPASRVAKFRAGKKLKEAVQK, encoded by the coding sequence ATGAATAAAAGTGAATTGGTTGAAGCCATCGCTAATGGTTCAGGAGTAACAAAAGCAGATGCTAATAGAGTGCTAGATACATTTATGGCAACTATTACAGATGTGCTGAAACGTGGCGATCAAGTTGTTTTACCAGGATTCGGATCTTTCTCAACTGGTAACCGCTCTGCGCGTACCGGACGTAATCCGCAGACAGGAAAGGCTATTCAGATTCCAGCTTCACGTGTTGCCAAGTTTAGAGCTGGCAAAAAACTAAAAGAAGCTGTACAGAAGTAA
- a CDS encoding SurA N-terminal domain-containing protein, whose translation MLQKLNERIQGVVAWVVIILIAVTFTLFGIDYYMQSRQNSNTQIEVNGQAISKDSFELQYRRTRQMRDPAQITAANENNLKNQVLDNMVATTVSLQAARANGFEVSPNQADAAIFGIPQFQEDGHFSADRYQQALSGAFYTPETFQKEIQQGMLLNQQRFAFIGTAFALPSEIKRFVRLYLQTRDYSYLTIPAFPFIKQVSVSEEEIKDYYVKNKQEFLTPEMVSVDYVSLSMQGLRAKLSVTDEQINRYYEENQSNYLTPAQWQVAHILFSTPVNASPEEQAKAKEKADKVFEELQKDPGVFEEKVLALSDDKISARNKGILPWITAGQSEFDKVLLDLTKPGEISTPVKSQHGYEIFKVVDYKPAVVKPLAEVQDQIKDELLNELAQTQYSQALEQMADLSYQSPDSLTPVAEALNLIIEHSQPFSREGGENEFTKNKQVINAAFSQDVLEMGNNSAPIQVDNDNVVVLRVNRHVPVTEKSLPEVNAAIFDLLAKQKAALAAKKVGEEWLKAGNDPATREKIIAENNLQWREVTKSSREGVDHEIEMINELAFNLPRAGETAGSNLDNGDYVIVQLRQINDGQVENLDDEQKASITQQIEATYGILDYDLYIHSLIAKAKIDKP comes from the coding sequence ATGTTGCAGAAGTTAAATGAACGTATTCAAGGTGTTGTGGCTTGGGTAGTAATAATACTAATCGCAGTCACGTTTACGTTATTCGGTATTGATTACTATATGCAATCTCGCCAAAACTCCAATACCCAAATTGAGGTAAATGGCCAGGCTATATCCAAAGATTCTTTTGAATTGCAGTACCGACGCACTCGCCAAATGCGTGATCCCGCACAAATTACGGCTGCCAATGAGAACAACTTAAAAAACCAGGTTCTTGATAATATGGTTGCCACAACCGTGAGTCTGCAAGCTGCGCGTGCTAATGGCTTTGAAGTGAGTCCTAATCAAGCCGACGCTGCTATTTTTGGTATTCCGCAGTTCCAAGAAGATGGGCATTTCTCTGCAGATCGTTATCAGCAAGCACTAAGTGGCGCTTTTTATACGCCGGAAACTTTTCAAAAAGAAATCCAGCAGGGCATGCTGCTTAACCAGCAACGTTTTGCATTTATCGGCACGGCTTTCGCTTTACCCTCGGAAATTAAACGATTTGTTAGATTGTATTTGCAAACAAGAGATTATAGTTACCTGACTATTCCTGCTTTTCCATTCATTAAACAAGTGTCGGTGAGTGAAGAAGAAATTAAAGATTATTATGTTAAAAACAAACAGGAATTTTTAACCCCTGAAATGGTGAGCGTTGATTATGTAAGTTTGTCTATGCAAGGCTTGAGAGCAAAACTTTCGGTTACGGACGAACAAATTAATCGCTACTATGAGGAAAATCAAAGCAACTACTTAACCCCTGCACAATGGCAAGTGGCGCATATATTATTTTCCACGCCTGTTAATGCTTCGCCTGAAGAGCAAGCAAAGGCAAAAGAAAAAGCGGATAAGGTCTTTGAAGAATTACAAAAAGACCCCGGCGTTTTTGAGGAAAAAGTTTTAGCATTGTCTGATGACAAAATATCTGCACGAAATAAAGGTATTCTTCCTTGGATTACTGCTGGACAATCTGAATTTGACAAAGTTTTACTGGATTTAACCAAGCCTGGCGAGATTTCGACCCCTGTTAAGTCGCAACATGGTTATGAAATTTTTAAAGTAGTGGATTATAAGCCGGCTGTTGTTAAACCTTTGGCAGAAGTGCAAGATCAAATTAAAGATGAGCTTTTGAATGAGCTTGCGCAAACACAATATTCACAAGCTCTAGAGCAAATGGCTGATCTTAGCTATCAATCTCCTGACTCTTTAACACCTGTAGCTGAAGCTTTAAATCTCATCATAGAGCATTCACAGCCTTTTTCACGTGAGGGCGGGGAAAACGAGTTTACAAAGAACAAGCAAGTTATTAATGCAGCTTTCAGTCAAGATGTTTTAGAAATGGGCAATAATAGCGCACCTATTCAAGTTGATAATGATAACGTTGTGGTTTTACGGGTTAACCGACATGTTCCCGTTACAGAAAAAAGTCTTCCCGAAGTAAACGCTGCTATCTTCGATCTGCTTGCCAAGCAAAAAGCTGCTTTAGCTGCTAAAAAAGTGGGAGAAGAATGGCTTAAAGCTGGAAATGACCCTGCTACCCGCGAAAAAATTATTGCAGAAAATAATTTACAGTGGCGAGAAGTTACTAAGTCGTCCCGAGAGGGAGTAGACCATGAGATTGAAATGATAAACGAACTTGCATTCAATTTGCCAAGAGCAGGGGAAACTGCCGGCAGTAATTTGGATAACGGTGATTATGTTATCGTTCAATTAAGACAAATTAATGATGGCCAGGTAGAAAATCTGGATGATGAGCAAAAAGCGAGTATTACTCAGCAAATTGAAGCTACATACGGTATTTTAGATTATGACTTGTACATTCATTCGTTGATTGCCAAGGCGAAGATAGATAAGCCATAA
- the aroC gene encoding chorismate synthase, whose protein sequence is MSGNTFGTLFTVTTFGESHGKAIGCIVDGCPPLLKLDESRIQPFLDKRRPGQSKYTTQRREEDKVQILSGVFEGVTTGTPITLLIENTDTRSRDYEEIKDLYRPGHADFTYQQKYGIRDYRGGGRSSARETAARVAAGAIARLYLKEFLNITILGYLQQMGPIEVVFESEKEINNNPFFCPNAHQISELEEYINAIRREGDSIGAKIGVLARNVPVGLGDPVFDKLDATLAYAMMSINAVKGVEIGAGFDVVRQKGSEHRDELTKKGFLSNNAGGILGGISTGQDVIVSMAIKPTSSIIKPGKTIDIYQNEREIVTKGRHDPCVGIRAVPIAEAMMGLVLMDHYLRHKAQNMK, encoded by the coding sequence ATGAGCGGCAACACTTTTGGCACATTGTTCACTGTAACCACTTTCGGCGAGAGCCATGGCAAAGCCATTGGTTGTATCGTTGATGGCTGTCCTCCTTTGCTAAAACTTGACGAAAGCCGCATCCAACCCTTTCTTGATAAACGGCGTCCTGGCCAATCTAAATACACGACGCAAAGACGCGAGGAAGATAAGGTTCAAATTCTTTCGGGAGTATTTGAGGGTGTGACTACGGGAACGCCTATAACTCTACTAATTGAAAATACCGATACGCGTAGTCGCGATTATGAAGAAATAAAGGATCTCTATAGGCCCGGTCATGCAGACTTTACCTATCAGCAGAAATATGGGATTCGCGATTATCGCGGCGGTGGACGCTCTTCAGCAAGAGAAACTGCTGCTCGCGTTGCTGCTGGCGCAATTGCCAGGTTATATTTAAAAGAATTTTTAAATATAACCATTCTGGGTTATCTACAGCAAATGGGGCCTATCGAAGTTGTTTTTGAAAGTGAAAAGGAAATTAATAACAATCCTTTTTTCTGCCCTAATGCGCATCAGATTTCTGAATTAGAAGAATATATAAACGCCATACGTCGAGAGGGGGATTCGATAGGTGCCAAAATAGGGGTGTTGGCAAGGAATGTTCCTGTGGGCTTGGGCGATCCCGTATTCGATAAACTTGACGCTACATTGGCTTACGCAATGATGTCGATTAATGCAGTGAAAGGGGTAGAAATTGGCGCTGGATTTGATGTGGTTCGGCAAAAAGGAAGTGAACACCGCGATGAGTTAACTAAAAAGGGTTTTTTATCTAATAATGCAGGTGGTATTTTAGGGGGGATTTCTACAGGTCAAGATGTAATTGTAAGTATGGCGATAAAGCCAACTTCAAGCATTATAAAACCTGGAAAAACCATAGATATCTATCAAAATGAAAGAGAGATTGTAACGAAGGGACGTCACGACCCCTGCGTGGGAATTCGAGCGGTGCCTATTGCAGAAGCGATGATGGGACTTGTTTTAATGGATCATTATTTGCGTCATAAAGCCCAAAATATGAAATAA
- a CDS encoding Smr/MutS family protein, producing MANEVSDEDKKLFRSTVANLKIPNKEDSTGKPDVIPKPDISRKYGLSHTIFEEVGPETILSYCEPDIPANRFQELKSGKIKWEAKMDLHGVRFETAADTLCHLIEAYSDMNKRLILVIHGKGGRHGDLPLLKNYVNQWLRQLPQVIAFHSALPRDGGTGALYVLLRKNRK from the coding sequence ATGGCAAATGAAGTATCTGATGAAGATAAAAAACTCTTCCGTAGCACCGTAGCGAATTTAAAAATACCAAATAAAGAAGACTCTACTGGAAAACCCGATGTAATCCCTAAGCCTGATATTTCCAGAAAATATGGACTCAGCCACACTATTTTTGAAGAAGTTGGCCCTGAAACAATTTTAAGCTATTGCGAACCAGATATACCTGCTAATCGTTTTCAAGAATTGAAATCAGGCAAAATCAAATGGGAAGCAAAGATGGATTTACACGGCGTTCGTTTTGAAACAGCCGCCGACACATTATGCCATTTGATTGAAGCGTATAGTGATATGAATAAGCGCTTGATTCTGGTTATTCATGGTAAAGGGGGTCGACATGGCGATCTCCCCTTGCTAAAAAATTATGTCAATCAATGGTTACGGCAACTTCCCCAAGTCATTGCTTTTCATAGTGCTTTACCACGTGATGGAGGCACGGGGGCTTTATATGTGTTATTGAGGAAAAATAGAAAATAG
- a CDS encoding MFS transporter, whose translation MKSQKSLASLLPLFLVLFIDGMGLGLLFPILNSILIEPQAGFLPVDMSINTRDFLYGLTIGIFMICWFFGAAILGDLSDNIGRKRSLMICLIGSFIGYFLSAIAVLFHSFSFLLLGRIIAGFTAGSQPIAQAAIVDVSTEENKARNIGFILLAVSLGFVFGPIFGGLLSNSQLVSWFNFDTPMYFAALLSLLNAFLLHWSFEETFAKGNETKIKIKWHHAVHIFISAFKHPGIKKYSIVLLIMIFGWSNYFSFISLYLLEVYHYSAMLNSFFLAVMGLGFSLGCGYVVNWATQRYSHVNVVINGLLATALLVLVTLLSKEQWVAWVATLLIGISLSVAYSVLLTIFSDQVGDKEQGWVMGVTGSIMALCFGLTSIFTGLIAQIGAILPMLLACGGLALSAVFLVLFKITGKPKLTYSES comes from the coding sequence ATGAAGTCGCAAAAATCCCTCGCGTCTCTGTTGCCATTATTTTTAGTATTATTCATTGATGGGATGGGATTAGGCTTGCTTTTCCCTATTCTAAATTCCATTTTAATCGAGCCTCAAGCGGGTTTTTTACCGGTTGATATGAGTATCAATACCCGCGATTTTTTATATGGGTTAACTATCGGCATCTTTATGATTTGCTGGTTTTTCGGAGCTGCTATTTTAGGGGATTTATCCGACAATATTGGTAGGAAACGCTCGTTAATGATTTGTTTAATTGGGTCGTTTATAGGATATTTCTTATCCGCCATTGCGGTGTTATTTCACAGCTTTAGTTTTCTTCTCCTCGGACGTATTATCGCCGGCTTTACTGCCGGGAGCCAACCGATTGCTCAAGCTGCTATCGTAGACGTAAGTACTGAAGAAAATAAAGCCCGTAATATTGGATTTATTTTACTCGCGGTCTCCTTGGGGTTTGTATTTGGACCTATTTTTGGTGGGTTGCTTTCCAATTCTCAATTAGTTTCCTGGTTTAATTTTGATACGCCAATGTATTTTGCAGCTCTATTGTCTTTGTTAAATGCGTTCTTATTGCATTGGTCATTTGAAGAAACTTTTGCCAAAGGTAATGAAACAAAAATAAAAATTAAATGGCATCATGCAGTACATATTTTTATTTCAGCATTTAAGCATCCAGGTATTAAGAAGTATTCGATTGTACTATTAATTATGATTTTCGGTTGGTCTAATTATTTTTCGTTTATCTCTCTCTATTTATTAGAGGTTTACCACTATTCCGCAATGCTGAATTCTTTTTTCCTGGCGGTTATGGGTTTAGGATTTAGCTTAGGTTGTGGTTATGTTGTAAATTGGGCAACGCAGCGTTACTCTCATGTTAATGTAGTAATTAATGGCTTATTGGCTACTGCGTTATTAGTTTTGGTAACTCTCTTGTCTAAAGAGCAATGGGTGGCTTGGGTAGCTACCCTTCTTATTGGCATTAGTCTATCCGTTGCATATTCGGTTTTGTTAACTATCTTTTCTGACCAGGTGGGAGACAAAGAACAAGGATGGGTAATGGGAGTTACTGGCTCCATTATGGCTCTTTGCTTTGGGTTAACTTCTATTTTTACAGGGCTAATTGCTCAAATTGGCGCCATACTGCCTATGTTGTTAGCCTGTGGGGGATTAGCACTAAGTGCTGTTTTTCTGGTGTTATTTAAAATAACAGGTAAACCCAAATTAACTTATTCTGAATCTTAA
- a CDS encoding aspartate-semialdehyde dehydrogenase, translating to MSKLINIAIVGATGAVGETFISVLEERNFPVAELFPLASARSKGKTIQFNSKEYDILDLAEFDFSKADIALFSAGGDVSKQYAPIAAAAGCIVVDNSSAFRYEEDIPLVVPEVNPHRIADYTNRGIIANPNCSTIQMVVALKPIYDAVGISRINVATYQAVSGTGKEAIHELVKQLTELLNGRPITSSVYPKQIAFNVLPHIDEFQTNGYTREEMKMVWETQKIMEDDSLMVNPTTVRVPVLYGHSEAIHLELKSPLTSDDARALLKKAPGVKVIDNPSKLEYPTPITHASGHDEVFVGRIRQDITHPTGLNMWVVADNIRKGAATNAIQIAEILYKEYL from the coding sequence ATGTCAAAATTAATTAATATAGCAATTGTAGGAGCAACAGGAGCTGTTGGGGAAACGTTTATTAGTGTTTTAGAAGAAAGAAATTTCCCCGTGGCGGAATTGTTTCCTTTAGCTAGTGCTCGCTCAAAGGGTAAAACTATTCAGTTTAACTCTAAAGAATACGACATTCTTGATTTAGCGGAGTTCGATTTTTCTAAAGCGGATATTGCCCTTTTTTCCGCAGGAGGAGATGTCTCCAAGCAATATGCGCCTATTGCAGCAGCGGCAGGGTGTATTGTAGTTGATAACTCTTCCGCTTTTCGTTATGAAGAGGATATTCCTTTGGTGGTTCCGGAGGTAAATCCCCACCGAATAGCTGACTATACCAACAGAGGGATTATTGCTAACCCTAATTGCTCAACTATTCAAATGGTTGTCGCTTTAAAACCCATTTATGATGCCGTGGGTATTTCTCGAATCAACGTTGCCACCTATCAGGCGGTTTCGGGTACCGGCAAAGAAGCTATTCATGAATTGGTAAAGCAACTGACAGAATTATTAAATGGCCGTCCAATTACCTCCTCTGTTTACCCTAAACAAATTGCTTTTAACGTTTTGCCACATATTGATGAATTTCAAACAAATGGGTATACCCGTGAAGAAATGAAAATGGTTTGGGAGACACAAAAAATTATGGAGGATGACAGTCTTATGGTTAATCCTACAACAGTACGAGTACCTGTATTGTATGGGCATTCCGAAGCTATCCATTTGGAGCTAAAATCACCGTTGACTTCTGATGATGCGCGTGCCTTATTGAAAAAAGCTCCTGGAGTAAAAGTAATAGACAACCCCTCTAAATTGGAATATCCCACCCCTATTACGCATGCGAGTGGGCATGATGAAGTTTTCGTGGGTAGAATAAGACAGGATATCACTCATCCTACAGGTCTTAATATGTGGGTCGTAGCTGACAATATCCGCAAAGGTGCAGCCACCAATGCCATTCAAATTGCAGAAATTCTGTACAAAGAGTATTTATGA